The Saprospiraceae bacterium genomic interval CGGCACTTGCCATAAAGACATGATTAAATATTTAACACCCGCGATTTTAAATGCGCGTTGCAATCCGTACACTCCTTCGTTGCCTTGTATATCGCCAAGGCCTGTTTCACAGGCGGAAAGAACGACTAATTCAGTATTCGATAAATTCATTTGCGATATTTCATAGGCCGTAAGTATTCCGTCTTCTCTTCCATCAAAAGTTTGCTTTCCCTGCCAGGCTGCATTGCCGCCCGCCATAATCAATCCAGAGCGTAACATAGGATGATCACTTATTTTAAATACAGACTCCTGACTGCCAACTGGCGACTGTGAACTGCCAACTTTTCCTTTAGGATCTGGAAAAAAATAACCATGGGTGGCGAGATGAATGACTCTTGGTGATAGTTGTCCGCCGGTTCCGAAATTTTTAAACAACTCCTCTGTTGCTGCAGACCCTTTTACTAAAGTTGGCTGAATACTGTATGCACGCATCATTTTTTCAATTGCATTTACTTCCCGCTCTGTACCAGACAGATAATTCCAACTGCCTCCGCGGGTAGTACCCTGAGCTCCATTGAATTCGACATCTGACTTTGATCGGCTCGCCAACATAGAGCCCGTCATAACTTCTGTACTATCCTGGTTCATAGTTGATTCCACCCAATAAGATTGCATTGTTATGCTTAAAATTCCATTGATCTATCACCACTTTCTGTCTGGAGCTGGTCATTTGAAACAATTGATAGCGATCCGCTAACGTTTCAGTATCGGACACAGGAATCGCCGCAAAACTGATGCGATGCAGCAATCCCGATGGTGAAAAAAATATGGATTTCACATCTGACAATTCGCGCTCCAAGGGCTTCCAAATAATTTCATAGAGAGATCTACGTTCAGGCTCTAATGCACTCGCTCCTCTGTCCGAAAGGGTGTATAATTGATTCACGTAATTGGCCTTACGCCCTTCGTTCGATTTCATCAAAGAATCGAGAGCCGCTTCCTCAAATAAGCGAATAGTTTTAGGAGTTGTAAGATCCGGTTTTAGCA includes:
- a CDS encoding CHAT domain-containing protein is translated as MNQDSTEVMTGSMLASRSKSDVEFNGAQGTTRGGSWNYLSGTEREVNAIEKMMRAYSIQPTLVKGSAATEELFKNFGTGGQLSPRVIHLATHGYFFPDPKGKVGSSQSPVGSQESVFKISDHPMLRSGLIMAGGNAAWQGKQTFDGREDGILTAYEISQMNLSNTELVVLSACETGLGDIQGNEGVYGLQRAFKIAGVKYLIMSLWQVPDKQTSMLMTTFYKKWLDAEGSATGEKKMSIPDAFHAAQKELREIGLDPYQWAGFVLIE